One Pseudomonas muyukensis DNA segment encodes these proteins:
- the leuA gene encoding 2-isopropylmalate synthase, giving the protein MTMLKDPSKKYRAFPTIDLPDRTWPSKAITQAPIWCSSDLRDGNQSLIEPMDAEKKLRFWKTLVQVGVKEIEASFPSASQTDFDFVRTLIEGGHIPDDTTIQVLTQAREDLIARTFESLRGAKKAIVHLYNATCPSFRRIVFNQDKQGVKDIAVNAAKLFVKYAAQQPDTQWTFQYSPETFSATELEFAKEVCDAVIEVWNPTPEHKIILNLPATVEVATPNVYADQIEWFCRNVNRRDSVIISLHTHNDRGTGIAATELGLMAGADRAEGCLFGNGERTGNVDLVTLALNLYTQGIDPQLDFSDIDGVRKVVEECNQLPVHPRHPYVGDLVHTAFSGSHQDAIRKGFTKQQEGELWEVPYLPIDPADIGRSYEAVIRVNSQSGKGGITYLLEQEYGISLPRRMQIEFSQVVQGETDRLGLEMTAEQIYKLLQKEYLQANAPYALVSHRLQEENGSSHVQVEVSGEGETTLHWHGKGNGALEALVAGLPVSVEIMDYNEHAIGAGTNAKAAAYIELRVAGGRPVHGVGIDENITTASFKALFSALNRSLSQQQAKAA; this is encoded by the coding sequence ATGACCATGCTCAAAGACCCTTCGAAGAAGTACCGCGCGTTCCCGACCATCGACTTGCCCGATCGTACCTGGCCGTCGAAGGCCATCACCCAGGCGCCGATCTGGTGCAGCTCCGACCTGCGTGATGGCAACCAGTCGCTGATCGAACCGATGGATGCCGAGAAGAAGCTGCGGTTCTGGAAGACCTTGGTGCAGGTCGGCGTGAAGGAAATCGAGGCCTCGTTCCCCTCCGCCTCGCAAACCGACTTCGACTTCGTGCGCACCCTGATCGAAGGCGGCCACATCCCGGACGACACCACCATCCAGGTGCTGACCCAGGCCCGTGAAGACCTCATCGCCCGCACCTTCGAATCGCTGCGCGGCGCCAAGAAGGCCATCGTCCACCTGTACAACGCCACCTGCCCGTCGTTCCGCCGTATCGTCTTCAACCAGGACAAGCAGGGCGTGAAGGACATCGCGGTCAACGCCGCCAAGCTGTTCGTCAAGTACGCAGCCCAGCAGCCGGATACCCAGTGGACGTTCCAGTACTCGCCGGAAACCTTCAGCGCCACCGAACTGGAGTTCGCCAAAGAGGTGTGCGATGCGGTGATCGAGGTGTGGAACCCGACCCCCGAGCACAAGATCATCCTCAACCTGCCGGCCACCGTCGAAGTCGCCACGCCGAACGTCTACGCCGACCAGATCGAATGGTTCTGCCGCAACGTCAACCGTCGTGACAGCGTGATCATCAGCCTGCACACCCACAACGACCGTGGCACCGGCATCGCCGCCACCGAGCTGGGCCTGATGGCCGGCGCCGACCGCGCCGAAGGCTGCCTGTTCGGCAACGGCGAACGCACCGGCAACGTCGACCTGGTCACCCTCGCGCTGAACCTCTACACCCAGGGTATCGACCCGCAGCTGGACTTCTCCGATATCGACGGCGTGCGCAAGGTCGTCGAGGAGTGCAACCAGCTGCCGGTACACCCACGTCACCCCTATGTCGGCGACCTGGTCCATACCGCGTTCTCCGGCTCGCACCAGGACGCCATCCGCAAGGGCTTCACCAAGCAGCAGGAAGGCGAGCTCTGGGAAGTGCCGTACCTGCCGATCGACCCGGCCGACATCGGCCGCAGCTACGAGGCGGTGATCCGCGTCAACAGCCAGTCGGGCAAGGGCGGCATCACCTACCTGCTCGAGCAGGAATACGGCATCAGCCTGCCGCGCCGCATGCAGATCGAGTTCAGCCAGGTGGTGCAAGGCGAGACTGATCGCCTGGGCCTGGAAATGACCGCCGAGCAGATCTACAAGCTGCTGCAGAAGGAATACCTCCAGGCCAACGCGCCGTACGCACTGGTCAGTCACCGCCTGCAGGAAGAAAACGGCAGCAGCCATGTGCAGGTGGAAGTCTCCGGTGAAGGCGAGACCACCCTGCACTGGCACGGCAAGGGCAACGGTGCCCTGGAGGCGCTGGTCGCCGGCTTGCCGGTCAGCGTCGAGATCATGGACTACAACGAACACGCCATCGGTGCCGGCACCAACGCCAAGGCGGCAGCCTACATCGAGCTGCGCGTGGCCGGTGGGCGTCCGGTACACGGCGTGGGTATCGACGAGAACATCACCACCGCCAGCTTCAAGGCACTGTTCAGTGCACTGAACCGCTCGCTGAGCCAGCAGCAGGCCAAGGCGGCGTAA
- a CDS encoding IS110 family transposase — MSKHRTKRNSLSSTDVTLCQHLSVDLAKQVFQVAGDDGSGRVIYEDRIKSREAFHAFLTKLPPTVTVLMESGPGAQAWGRLLQAQGTPVRILPAQRVAEHRSGAKNDRNDAHAILRAGRDTSIAAVPIKSTAALAIQALHRARRGYVRRHTALGNQIRGLLLEQGVALAQGDFAVSQGVSRILEDATQPLPDLLRELLDELLAEWRYLGERIAVLTGRLETAAGADKVACRLMTIRGVGPIIATAMLAKQPEPSRFPNARQFAAYFGLVPDQHSSGKKVRLGKMSKRGDGYLRSMMIQGAHAVLSHLKPDSDQPDDRRLLRWLTRLGRKEAAIRLANRNLRIIWVLLQGEQVYQRQPDDRQEPAMSR; from the coding sequence ATGAGCAAGCATAGGACGAAGCGCAATTCCCTGTCTTCCACCGATGTAACGCTTTGCCAACACCTGTCAGTCGACTTGGCCAAGCAAGTCTTTCAGGTGGCCGGAGATGACGGCTCCGGGCGCGTCATCTACGAAGATCGAATCAAATCCCGTGAAGCCTTTCACGCGTTCCTGACCAAGCTGCCACCCACCGTGACGGTCCTGATGGAAAGTGGCCCCGGCGCTCAAGCATGGGGGCGTTTGCTCCAGGCGCAGGGCACCCCAGTCCGCATCCTGCCCGCGCAGCGAGTGGCGGAGCACCGCAGTGGTGCCAAGAATGATCGTAACGACGCCCATGCCATCTTGCGCGCAGGCCGGGATACCAGCATTGCTGCGGTGCCGATCAAGAGCACTGCCGCTTTGGCGATTCAAGCTTTACACCGCGCTCGCAGAGGCTATGTCAGGCGCCACACCGCGCTAGGCAACCAGATCCGCGGCCTGTTACTGGAACAGGGCGTCGCCCTGGCGCAAGGCGATTTTGCCGTCAGCCAAGGTGTGTCGCGGATTCTTGAAGATGCGACCCAACCATTACCAGATCTGCTGCGTGAATTGCTCGATGAACTGCTCGCCGAATGGCGCTATCTGGGCGAGCGTATCGCCGTCCTGACAGGACGGCTCGAAACAGCGGCGGGGGCCGACAAGGTCGCATGCCGCCTGATGACGATACGCGGTGTCGGCCCGATCATCGCCACAGCGATGCTGGCCAAGCAGCCTGAACCTTCGCGGTTCCCCAATGCTCGACAGTTTGCCGCTTACTTTGGCCTGGTGCCCGACCAGCACAGCAGTGGAAAGAAGGTCAGGCTGGGCAAGATGAGCAAGCGAGGTGACGGCTACTTACGCAGCATGATGATCCAGGGTGCGCACGCGGTTCTTAGCCATTTGAAGCCTGATTCCGATCAGCCAGACGATCGCCGCCTCTTGCGATGGTTAACTCGGCTTGGTCGCAAGGAGGCGGCGATCAGACTGGCTAATCGAAATCTGCGCATCATTTGGGTGCTGCTACAAGGAGAGCAGGTTTACCAACGTCAACCGGATGATCGTCAGGAGCCCGCCATGAGCCGCTGA